The proteins below are encoded in one region of Segatella copri:
- a CDS encoding helix-turn-helix domain-containing protein → MSNEVMTRNSEWMNHIVNHLNRMVDNFERAVMNYRPMLDGERFMTDKELCARLQLSRRTLQDYRNNGVIPYIQLGGKILYRESDIQKILMANYREAYRMKGL, encoded by the coding sequence ATGAGCAATGAAGTAATGACAAGAAACAGCGAGTGGATGAACCACATCGTGAACCACCTCAACCGAATGGTTGACAATTTTGAACGTGCCGTGATGAACTACCGCCCCATGCTTGACGGTGAGCGCTTCATGACGGACAAGGAGCTTTGTGCCAGACTGCAACTGAGCCGAAGAACCCTGCAGGACTACCGAAACAACGGTGTCATCCCGTATATCCAGCTTGGCGGAAAGATACTCTACCGCGAGTCCGACATTCAGAAGATTCTGATGGCTAACTATCGTGAGGCGTACAGAATGAAGGGCTTGTAG
- a CDS encoding helix-turn-helix domain-containing protein produces the protein MGFIVFEEEAFNYLDAQLENFVKRMDRIRERSEDKTMNKWLDTQDVCQTLNICPRTVQTLRDNGTLAYTQISHKTYYKPEDVMAIIAVVEDKKKDMRFRKRTG, from the coding sequence ATGGGATTCATCGTATTCGAGGAAGAGGCATTCAACTATCTTGATGCCCAGTTGGAGAACTTCGTGAAGCGCATGGACAGAATCCGTGAGCGCAGTGAGGACAAGACCATGAACAAGTGGCTCGACACGCAGGACGTGTGTCAGACGCTCAACATCTGCCCACGGACAGTGCAGACGCTTCGGGACAACGGAACTTTGGCTTATACGCAAATCAGCCACAAGACCTACTACAAGCCGGAGGACGTGATGGCTATCATAGCAGTAGTGGAGGACAAGAAAAAGGACATGCGTTTTCGCAAGCGCACAGGTTAG
- a CDS encoding DUF3408 domain-containing protein, which produces MARTKDAVLAPEQKELMEKEYLDFVKPSTYGNKANPSSCDSLYDDVENPELRAIVEKVAATTPYREETSTNEAQSPPNPLKRISGKQRKATLEEYQQTFLQVPRIDDRKPVFVSSDVRDRLDRVVRILGGRRMSVSGIIENIVRHHLSLYEEDFEAWRKL; this is translated from the coding sequence ATGGCAAGAACAAAAGATGCAGTCTTGGCTCCTGAGCAAAAGGAGCTGATGGAAAAAGAGTATTTGGATTTTGTTAAACCATCCACGTATGGCAACAAAGCCAATCCAAGTAGTTGTGATTCTCTCTATGATGATGTAGAGAACCCAGAGTTGAGAGCAATTGTAGAGAAAGTTGCTGCAACAACTCCCTATAGAGAGGAAACATCAACGAACGAGGCTCAATCGCCACCGAATCCGCTGAAGCGCATCAGTGGCAAGCAGCGCAAGGCGACATTGGAGGAGTATCAGCAGACCTTCCTCCAAGTTCCAAGGATTGACGACCGCAAGCCAGTCTTCGTCAGTTCCGATGTACGAGACCGTCTTGATCGTGTCGTCCGCATCCTCGGAGGGAGACGCATGAGCGTATCGGGCATCATCGAGAACATCGTGCGCCACCACCTAAGCCTTTATGAAGAGGACTTCGAGGCTTGGCGCAAATTGTGA
- a CDS encoding plasmid mobilization relaxosome protein MobC, producing the protein MTNVQEQDKRKGGRPPTGRVRKLSKSVTVKFSKPSYEALRLRARKANRKLAEYIRESALNGEVVSGHNTETVAIAKNLIGMANNLNQLTKLSHQRGFHETHVYVVDLLRRLKTVLIEYRQGNSKPNQSRMNRREDTP; encoded by the coding sequence ATGACAAACGTACAGGAACAAGACAAGAGAAAGGGCGGAAGACCGCCTACGGGCAGGGTTCGCAAACTGTCGAAGTCTGTCACGGTGAAGTTCTCGAAGCCAAGCTACGAGGCATTGAGACTGAGGGCGAGAAAAGCCAACCGCAAGTTGGCGGAGTATATCCGAGAGTCCGCCTTGAACGGCGAGGTGGTGAGCGGACACAACACAGAGACGGTTGCCATTGCCAAGAACCTCATCGGTATGGCTAACAATCTCAACCAACTTACCAAGCTGTCGCATCAGAGAGGTTTCCATGAAACTCATGTGTATGTGGTGGACTTGTTGAGAAGATTGAAAACCGTCCTTATCGAGTATCGGCAAGGAAATTCCAAACCGAATCAAAGCAGAATGAACAGAAGGGAGGATACACCATGA
- a CDS encoding relaxase/mobilization nuclease domain-containing protein: MIGKLKKGSSFGGCIRYVTGKDEAKIIASDGVLLGTNAEITQSFELQRQLNPRIKKPVGHIALSFKPGDKPRLTDEFMAKIALEYMQMMGITDTQFIIVRHHNTDNPHCHIVYNRINNEGKLISDAHDYRRNEQVTKALKSKYGLTYGTDKSNTNTRKLRNAERAKYEIHNAVKDALKGADSWQKFKNELAKRGVHLEFVYMDKEQTKVQGIRFSKDGYSFKGTQISREYSFGKLNARFEGTENLLSARASSAQQYEQGCRKNEQVPSISESSQDPWDGISSIGLFASANAQTFEQFPEDESSKKKKKKRRRGFSL; encoded by the coding sequence ATGATAGGCAAGCTAAAGAAGGGCAGCTCATTTGGTGGTTGCATCCGCTATGTTACAGGCAAGGACGAGGCGAAAATCATCGCCTCAGATGGCGTGTTGCTCGGTACGAATGCCGAGATAACGCAAAGTTTCGAGCTACAAAGGCAACTGAATCCAAGGATTAAGAAGCCTGTAGGGCACATAGCTTTGAGCTTCAAGCCCGGGGACAAGCCACGGTTAACGGATGAATTCATGGCTAAGATAGCCCTTGAATACATGCAAATGATGGGCATCACCGATACCCAATTCATCATCGTAAGGCATCACAACACGGACAATCCACATTGCCATATCGTATATAACCGCATCAACAATGAGGGCAAACTCATATCAGACGCCCACGATTACAGGCGTAATGAGCAGGTGACCAAGGCTCTAAAATCCAAGTATGGACTGACCTACGGAACGGACAAGAGCAATACTAATACTCGCAAGTTACGCAATGCTGAGCGTGCCAAATACGAGATTCACAATGCCGTCAAGGATGCCTTGAAAGGCGCTGATAGTTGGCAGAAGTTCAAGAATGAACTTGCAAAGCGAGGTGTTCACTTGGAGTTTGTCTATATGGATAAGGAGCAAACCAAGGTACAAGGCATCCGTTTCAGCAAGGATGGATATAGCTTCAAGGGTACGCAGATTAGCCGAGAATACAGCTTTGGCAAACTGAATGCGAGATTTGAGGGAACGGAGAACCTTTTATCAGCAAGAGCCAGCTCTGCTCAGCAATATGAGCAGGGCTGTCGCAAGAATGAGCAGGTGCCATCCATATCGGAGAGCAGCCAGGACCCTTGGGACGGTATTTCTTCCATTGGACTTTTTGCTTCTGCCAATGCACAGACCTTTGAGCAATTCCCAGAGGATGAATCATCCAAGAAGAAAAAGAAGAAACGCAGAAGAGGCTTTAGCCTTTGA
- a CDS encoding IS982 family transposase — protein sequence MEITKDKVTELFCIIDEFYKVFDAENAGKLLLGEDGVKRRRRKASLSDSEIMTILLYFHFGSFRNFKHYYLFFIRGTLKSYFPNAVSYNRFVELESRVFFPLMFFLNLRAFGRCTGITFVDSTMIPICHNLRRYANKVFKGIATNGKGTMGWCHGFKLHLACNDRGEIIAFVLTGANVSDKDPTVFDVLAKRLYGKLFADKGYISQKLFDSLFEEGIQLVTGLRVNMKNKLMPFYDKMMLRKRYIIETINDLLKNTAQIVHSRHRSVANFIINIISALGAYCFFDNKPKALTGYVIEDTKQLSLF from the coding sequence ATGGAGATTACCAAGGACAAAGTTACAGAATTATTTTGTATTATTGATGAATTTTACAAAGTTTTTGATGCTGAAAATGCAGGAAAATTGCTTTTGGGTGAAGATGGAGTAAAGCGCAGACGACGTAAAGCCTCTTTATCTGATAGTGAAATCATGACGATTTTGCTGTATTTCCATTTCGGCTCGTTCCGAAACTTCAAGCATTATTACCTATTCTTTATTAGAGGAACTTTGAAGTCATATTTTCCAAATGCGGTGTCTTATAACCGTTTTGTAGAACTTGAAAGTCGCGTATTCTTCCCTCTCATGTTCTTCCTGAATCTCCGTGCTTTTGGCAGATGTACAGGTATAACCTTTGTTGATTCAACCATGATACCAATATGCCACAATCTCAGGCGTTATGCCAACAAAGTGTTCAAAGGCATTGCCACAAACGGAAAGGGAACAATGGGATGGTGTCATGGGTTCAAGCTACATCTGGCTTGTAATGATAGAGGTGAGATAATTGCTTTTGTTCTCACTGGTGCAAACGTTAGCGACAAAGATCCAACGGTATTCGATGTGTTGGCTAAACGTCTGTATGGTAAGCTGTTTGCAGATAAAGGATATATCTCGCAAAAACTCTTCGATTCGCTTTTTGAGGAAGGCATCCAGTTGGTAACAGGACTGAGAGTGAACATGAAGAACAAACTAATGCCGTTCTATGACAAGATGATGCTACGCAAAAGATACATCATTGAAACGATTAATGACCTGTTGAAAAATACGGCTCAGATAGTACATTCACGTCACAGGTCTGTTGCGAATTTCATCATAAATATTATTTCTGCATTAGGGGCATACTGTTTCTTTGACAACAAGCCCAAGGCACTTACTGGATACGTTATCGAAGATACGAAACAGCTTAGTCTTTTCTAA
- a CDS encoding radical SAM protein, producing the protein MKTAPLICIDRHRLTIDGEGVTTLVAFHGCPLRCKYCLNPQCLDADGVWQEVDTELLMANVEMDNLYFLATGGGICFGGGEPLLWSSFIKEFCELCPEGWHFTMETSLNVPRHHLEKVTPYIDSFIIDIKDMNPAIYQAYTGKPNRQVIDNLVWLNTHAKHKDKIILRLPIIPKFNTEDDRKHSRQVLIELGYENFDEFEYVIRNK; encoded by the coding sequence ATGAAGACCGCCCCACTCATTTGCATCGACCGCCACCGCCTCACGATAGACGGCGAGGGCGTCACCACGCTTGTGGCATTCCACGGTTGTCCGCTTCGTTGCAAATACTGTCTCAATCCCCAATGCCTTGATGCTGACGGCGTATGGCAGGAGGTGGATACAGAACTGCTGATGGCGAACGTGGAGATGGACAACCTCTACTTCTTAGCTACAGGAGGCGGCATCTGTTTTGGTGGAGGTGAACCGCTTCTGTGGAGTTCATTCATAAAGGAGTTTTGTGAACTATGCCCAGAGGGATGGCACTTTACGATGGAGACGAGTCTAAACGTACCTCGCCATCACTTGGAAAAAGTCACCCCATACATAGACTCCTTTATCATCGACATCAAGGACATGAATCCTGCCATCTATCAAGCCTACACAGGTAAGCCCAACCGGCAAGTTATCGACAACCTTGTCTGGCTCAACACTCATGCCAAACATAAAGACAAGATCATCCTTCGTCTCCCCATAATCCCCAAGTTCAATACCGAAGATGACAGGAAACACAGTCGCCAAGTCTTAATAGAATTAGGATATGAGAATTTTGATGAATTTGAATATGTTATTAGAAACAAATAA
- a CDS encoding energy transducer TonB: MATRGRNICNTLKAIRKQIADANGISYSPEECHFKGECKGTCPKCEQDVRDLEHELHLRQMAGKAIKVAGVALGITALTASATSCATQKGYYKSTPPKSEKVIPIQFQKYTTNDIALLQAKDSLSKKGMLFVQGHIISDEDNEPLIGASVIAKLSGKYAITDVNGNFTLEVEQGDTITVQYIGFIDRSIKLSEMSRDKLNIITLIFNESALGEVVAGIVPEVRIRGTAPVIKREDTFEEASYPGGSTALTQYIKTNLQYPKECREGAPIGRVILGFTVNKDGSLSNIKVEKSLVPILDEEAIRVLKSMPKWTPAKKNGKVVKSHATVPFTFKVE; the protein is encoded by the coding sequence ATGGCAACAAGAGGACGCAACATTTGCAACACGCTCAAGGCCATCCGCAAGCAGATCGCGGATGCCAACGGAATCAGTTATTCACCCGAAGAATGCCACTTTAAGGGCGAATGCAAGGGCACTTGCCCGAAATGCGAGCAAGACGTGAGGGACTTAGAACACGAACTGCACCTCCGACAGATGGCAGGGAAAGCCATCAAGGTCGCAGGAGTGGCTTTGGGCATCACCGCCCTCACCGCATCCGCCACATCGTGCGCCACGCAGAAGGGATATTACAAATCGACACCGCCTAAGTCTGAAAAGGTTATCCCTATCCAGTTCCAAAAATACACCACCAACGACATCGCCCTACTCCAAGCGAAAGATTCTCTCAGCAAGAAAGGAATGCTCTTCGTTCAAGGGCATATCATTAGCGACGAGGACAATGAGCCGCTTATTGGAGCCTCCGTCATCGCTAAACTTTCGGGAAAGTATGCAATAACTGATGTCAATGGAAACTTCACTCTCGAGGTGGAGCAAGGCGACACGATAACCGTGCAATACATCGGCTTCATAGACCGAAGCATCAAACTATCTGAAATGAGCCGAGACAAGCTCAATATTATCACTCTAATATTCAACGAAAGTGCCTTAGGGGAAGTCGTGGCTGGAATCGTTCCCGAAGTCAGAATTAGAGGAACGGCTCCCGTCATCAAAAGAGAAGATACTTTCGAAGAGGCTTCATACCCAGGCGGTTCGACTGCATTGACGCAATACATCAAGACCAACCTTCAATATCCAAAAGAATGTCGGGAAGGCGCGCCAATAGGCAGAGTCATCCTTGGTTTCACCGTCAACAAGGACGGAAGTTTGAGCAACATCAAGGTGGAGAAAAGTCTTGTCCCTATCCTCGACGAGGAAGCCATCCGAGTGCTGAAAAGCATGCCGAAATGGACTCCTGCCAAGAAAAACGGAAAGGTGGTGAAATCACATGCCACCGTTCCTTTCACATTTAAAGTAGAATAA
- a CDS encoding energy transducer TonB, which produces MARGRYICNTLKAIRKQIADANGIDYSPEECHFNGECKGTCPKCEQDVRDLEHELRRRQTAGKAIKVAGIAAGLVAMAACSDGKPQGNDKDTLTRLSTTLHEDSIDPTMYNGEIDRTKPIKNVTVKKFMPLKEDSKPSKKNKRAKTAVVQSAIATDSTNNSKIFDNVDEEASFPGGIAACMKYIADNFRYPNIQGDCSIQGKIVVSFIVNEDGNLNDIKVKKSVYSDLDKEAVRVVKSMPKWISAKQNGKAVKSKYTLPVYIHVQ; this is translated from the coding sequence ATGGCAAGAGGACGTTATATTTGCAACACTCTCAAAGCTATCCGCAAGCAGATAGCGGATGCAAATGGGATTGACTATTCACCCGAAGAATGTCATTTCAATGGTGAATGCAAGGGAACTTGTCCGAAATGTGAGCAAGATGTGAGAGATTTGGAGCATGAGTTGCGACGTAGACAGACCGCAGGAAAGGCTATCAAGGTTGCAGGTATTGCAGCAGGACTTGTCGCCATGGCGGCTTGTTCTGATGGGAAACCACAAGGAAACGACAAAGATACACTTACAAGATTGTCGACAACCTTGCATGAAGACTCAATAGACCCAACAATGTACAACGGTGAAATCGACCGCACAAAGCCTATCAAAAACGTGACCGTCAAGAAATTCATGCCGCTGAAAGAGGACAGCAAGCCATCTAAGAAGAACAAGCGAGCCAAGACCGCCGTTGTCCAATCCGCCATCGCCACAGACTCAACCAATAACAGCAAAATATTTGATAATGTTGATGAGGAAGCGTCATTTCCTGGTGGCATAGCGGCGTGTATGAAATATATTGCAGACAATTTTCGTTATCCAAACATACAGGGCGATTGCAGCATACAAGGAAAAATTGTCGTTAGTTTCATTGTCAATGAAGATGGAAATCTAAATGACATCAAAGTGAAGAAAAGCGTCTATTCTGACCTTGACAAAGAAGCCGTCCGGGTGGTGAAAAGTATGCCAAAGTGGATTTCTGCCAAGCAAAACGGCAAGGCGGTGAAATCAAAATACACGCTTCCTGTCTACATCCACGTGCAGTAA